The genomic stretch TGCCTAATTAGAGTACTAACTGTGCATAATTACTAAAGTTAATGTGCAcatgtaatatatttgttaagagGAATTAATTAGTACATGATTAACccaattatcataatccaatcCGTGTGTAATGTACTGTTATCTAATAATATTTGACAAAATCTTACAAGAGGAGAGATATTAATAGATTACATGAAGCTTCAAAAATGAAGGCAAACAGAACAACAactccttctcctcctccatctcttctccttcatcttccTGTTCTTGTCCTCGATCTTCCACTACCGAAGTTTCAAACATGGAGAACCTAGAAACCCATTGAACATCTTCACCAATACTCATCAGTACTAGCGTCTCATTGGCTAGTTCCTCGAGTTCCCCTTGAACGAAGGGATGCTGTAGAAGCTTTTCAGCTGTCCATCTGGTGTTCCATTTCCTGTCCAAACACTTGAACAAGAAATCCTTCCCCTCGCCGGATATGTTTTCGGGAATTCTGGGCTGTTCTCTCGTAAGAGCTATCTTGCGTCTAAGCTCCACATCGTTCTTGCACGTCCACGGGCGTTTTCCGGTCATCATCTCCGATATGGTGCATCCAAGAGCCCATATATCTGCAGGCGGTCTGTTAGAGCCCCACCCAACGGCTTCTGGTGAAGAATATAGAAGTGTCCCGCGATTGTGGCCCTTGTCCCATCCGCTGCCATCTCTTGCTGTCTTTGCCAGTCCAAAATCCGCTATCTTCACGTAGTTTTCAGAGCCATCTTCGTACGGAAAGACAAGGATGTTGTGCGGCTTGATGTCGCAGTGCGCGTAGCCGTTCCTGTGCATGTAGCATAGAGCTTTCAGAATCATGCAAGCGTAGCGCCTGACGTCAGATTCAGGCAATCTCCCTCCGCTTCGTTCCATCAGGTTCTTGAGGGAGCCGCCGGGAGCGTACTCCAACAAGAGGTTGTAGAGGCTCTTGCCGTTTTCTTCGGATATGTCTTCTCCGTAACAACGGATAATTCCACTACAATCACTCAGCACGCGAAGTAGTTCTCCTTCCCGTTGAAGAGAGGCGGAGAACTCAAAATCTGCAGACTTGACGGCGATTGCAGGAGCTGTGATCAGCGGCCGACCGTCATCGTAGTCATCTTGATCGGGATCTCCCAATTCCCTTATTAGAGGGACTGCCTTGCACACTGTCCCGAACGATCCCTTGCCAAGGAACTGTATCTTCGCCCAAGAACCCATTAATTGCTCTtcaatctctctttcttccccTTGGTGACGTTATATCTTCTAAAGTTctaatgcatgcatgcatgcatatttatagaCGAGACCCattaatccaaaatcaattATGAATTGGGTTACGCGTTATCAGATCAGATGAGATCAAACACTGTAGTAATCTGATCAAAAGTTACTTCTAATTAATCCTATTATCCACTCGCATACCAatcagttctctctctctctgtatgcatatatatatatatacatagccGATCTgatcatatatatacaactaatttttattttgaaatcttAATCATCTTAGATTCGCTGTTAGATATACTAACTCTtatggaagagaagagaagagaaaagaggagaaaTTAAGAATCAATTAGTATTAATTGGCAATGGCTGTGAAATTCTGAAAGTGACCTAATTACTTAATTATATGAAATGCACCttaaaaaacacacacacacatctgcGGTTAATAAACTTGagaaaacaaactaaaataattataattaaatcatcTTTAAAACTCTCTTGGTGGCAAGAATAAGAGTCTAgaagaaaacaacaataaatagAACAATAACTCTTTTGAGGAGTGAGCATTTAGTCGGTTTGTTTATCAAATCAGCTAAATGAATTAAgttgatttattatttgttaagtCTAACACGTGTGTTAGACTAGATCTGATTTGAATATGGATGACTCAACATAATCTCAtaactcataaaaaaataagttgtcATGAACTAAGTGAATTTatccaattattttttaagaaattattttaaatttattttaaaatataaataactttGTAAAACAAGAAATTTGTTCACTTTTTGGGGTGaggaatattttgttttaatcaaaataattgaactgaACTAGTTGAAATTATCGGTTCAGCTCGATTTAAATTGTAAGTTGctttagtttgatttttaaatttgacaatttcgATTATTTTCATTCAATTCAGTTCAGTCTccatattgaaaaaaaaaattgaaataaccgaatcgaccaaaatgtcaaaaacatatttttttgaccaaatttgtgattttttctgttttttgtttttgatttttttcgtttttttcagttggtttagtttttttatttgtttttgatttttttgatttctcaGTTTGTTCGATTTGAATATTTATTCATTTGGTTTGGTTCCATTTTTGACACAAATTTGATCTAATCAATTTGAGCAATTCCATCGGTTCAATATCAATTCAATAACCGAACCAATTGAATGCCCACCTTATTAAGTCTCACTAAATTGAAAAGATTGGATCTATTCAATTTGGTTTATTGAGTGCATACAGTGAGTCACATGAAGGCACAAACTTAGTTTTATCAGTTTTAGTCCTCTCACGGTTTCAGTTCGGGTCATCATTTTCACAAACATCTATCCATATGTGGTTTACAGTTTTGGTATTTTAGGTCCCTGAGAAAATGGAAGTAAATTGGGactaaaaataccaaaattaaaacggcaaCGGACCCAACGGGGGCTCTTGATCTAACTGAGGCGATTGTTTGGAAATGAAACAGACCATATGGATatgaaaatcaaaagtaaatCGCATGGATTATTTGTAAAATGGCCTCAAATCACATGGGGTCTGGGTGAAGTTTACCCAGTGATAAGCTTATGTATAAACTTTTATAAACTAGCAATTTGATTAAGAAGAGGAATGATATGTTTTCTTAGGCGAACTAGCAGGGGAGCGGGTGTGTTGGTCTCACCCTCCCTCCCCCCCTTTCAATTTGCCCACATCAAACAAATGTTATCTTGCTCGATGCGGGTAATATAAGATTAAGAATATGTAACAATTATACAAGTAGAAGTAATGTTTGCGTTTGACAaagttttcagtttttgttttcatgTTTTCGATAACTCTGATGATTTGTTTTtagttgtgtttattttttttatttttttttcttttttctttccctaTCCTCTCGTGAAGAACTAGAGTTCCCATAGGAGTTGTTGGCTGCTCTAGTCGCTcgaacaaaaaaatgaaaaggaaataaaaatatgaaaacacttTTTTcctgttttcatcttttttttagaatgttttattaatccaaaaaataaaaataattgattgcTAATTTCTATTTATTAGGGAGTAAATAAATTCTGTAATACTCATAcaagattaaaataagaaacacATATTTAAAGTGGTTCGGCAATGCCCTTGCTTTCACTTGAAAGAGttgaacacttttttttttccagtaaTAAGTAGTGCAAATTCATTATGTCAGTATGGATTACAAATaattgcatttttaattttattttttctacccTTTAGACATACTCATCTCTTTTACACTCATAAAATGCTTAGAGAAGAACCGTACTAATTACAACATACAATAACACATCTAGCcgttatcccattatgtggggttggctacatgaattctagacttctttGTGGGTTACATTacaacagatagtttgtctaaaattcatatttgaatCCGATTAGATTTTACGCTggttgtcggctacctaacgcaaccctcttcctttatccgggcttaggaccggcagtggataatatTCCTTGACGGAGTaataatgaaatgaagttttaaCACTATCTTTATATGGAGAAGTTTCATAAGATGGTGGTGAATGGAGATAATTaatatagttgtgttccatcacttaaTTAACGtggtgaaaccaacaagtaTAATATGGAAACACAAAAGAAACTGAACTCATTAAGGTGAGAAATGAAAAaacttacaaattatttttcacgCATTTTATTGGTTTTCACAAGTCTTGTTATATTGAGTGTTTAACCTTACTAACATAATCGGTTCACTGTACATGTTGATTGTTAATCGGGTCTCTCACAATTCCCTtgtaatttctctttactatCGAGTGCCCCCAAGTCCCCAAACATGGAGACTCGAGAAACCCATTCGCCATAATCAACACTAATCCGTGATGGCACCATCTCATCCGTATCATTTACCACTTCGTTTGGTTCTCCTACAATGAAAGGATGGTTCAGAAGCCTTTCAACTGTTCACGTACGCTCCGATCTCTTGTCTAGACAGTTCATCACAAAATCTCGCCCTTCATTAGACAAATTTTGGGGAATTTGAGTCTTTTGGCGATTTCGAGACTTCCTAGCTCCAAGAGGAACTTGACGTCCTAGGACCCAAAATTCTCGATACTCCCATACTGATTTTTCGGTCAACATCTCCGCTACCATGTATCCGAGATACCATATATCCATCGACTCCATGTTCGAACCATGCAAAATAGAAGCGAAGGGAAGATCTTCACAGTGTGAACCACCACTTCTTGGACTATAACTTTTTATGTTGTCTCTTGTTTTCTGTGCTAGCCCAAAATCAGCTATCTTCACAGTGTTTTCACCATTCTTGGACGGAAAAACAAGAATGTTCCCGGGCTTAATGTCACAGTGTGCGTAACCCCTCTCATGCACGTGTGTTAGAGCCTTAAGGATCATCCTAGTGTAGCGCTTGATGTCAGATTCAAGCAATCTCCCTCCGCTTTGTTCCATCTAGCTCTTGAGGGAGCCGCTAGGAGCGTACTCCGGCAAGAGGTTGTAGAGGCTCTTGCCGTTTTCTTCGGATATGTCTTCTCCAAAACAACGGATAATTCCAGGACAATCACTCAGCACACGAAGTAGTTCTCCTTCCCGTTGAAGAGAGGCAGAGAACTCGAAATCTGCAGACTTGACGGAGATTGCAGGAGCTGTGATCAGCGGCCGACCGTCATGGTAGTCGTCGTAGTTATCTTGATCGGGATCTCCCAATTCCCTTATTAGAGGGACTGCCTTGCACATTGTCCCGAACGATCCCTTGCCAAGGAACTGTATCTTCGCCCAAGAACCCATTAGTTGCTCTtcaatctctctttcttcccaTTGGTGACGTTGTTGACGATTATATCTTCTAAAGTTCTAAtgcatgcatatttatagaCGAGATCCattaatccaaaatcaattATGAATTGCGTTTATCAAATCAGATGAGATCAAACACTAGTAATCTGATCAAAAGCTACTGCTAATTAATCCTATTATCCACTTGCATACCAATCagttctctctccctctctctctctatatgtaCACATAGCCGATCTgatcatatatatacaactaatttttaattttgaaatcttAATCATCTTAGATTCGCTGTCAGATATACTAACTCTtatggaagagaagagaggagaaattAAGAATCAATTAGTATTAATTGACAATGGAACAGAAAGTGACCTAATTACTTAATTATATGAAATGCACcttaaaacacacacacacatatatctgTGGTTAATAAGcttgagaaaacaaattaaaataattataattaaatccTCTTTAAAACCCTCTTGGTGGCAAAAATAAGTGTGTATAAAAAAGCAACAATAAATAGAACAATAACTGTATTGAGGAGTGAGCATTTATTCGATTTGTTTATTGAATcgactaaaatattaaaatcaaaataattgaatttgtataaaaaaatgagttaaGTTGACTTATTATTTGTTAAGTCTAACATGTGTGTGTTAGACTAGATCTGATCCAAATATGAATGACTCAACATAATCTCCtaactcataaaaaaataagttgcTATGAACTTGCGCTGACCCTTATCTAATCCAACTTAGCCAAACTAAGTGagttttatctaattttttaaaatttattttaaaatataaataactttataaaacaagaaatgcattcacttttcaaatattttggtTCAATCGAAATAATTGAATCGAACTAGTCAAAATTATTGGTTCAGTTCGGTTTAAACTGTAGGTTACTTTAGTTCGATTTCTAAGTTTGACAATTTCGATTGCTTTGGTTTGATTCGGTTTAGTGTccatattgagaaaaaaaatttgaaataactGAACcaattaaaatgtcaaaaacgaCATTATTTTTTgaccattttttttgtttttatttttatttttttctgtcaatttagttttttttatttgttttcgatttttttgatttctcaATTTGTTCGGTTTGAATATCTATTCATTTGGTTCAGTTTTATTTTTGACATAGATTTAATCTAATCAATTTGAGCAATTTCGTCGGTTCAATATCAGTTCAATAACGGAACCAATTGAATCCTCACCCTATTAATTCATACTAATTTGAACAGATTTGATCTATTCAATTTGGTCTATTTAGTTTATACAGTGAGTCACATGAGGGCACAAACTTAATTTTATCAGTTTGTGAGGGAGAAAATATTTCTCCTAGGCCTCTCACGGTTTCAGTTCAGGTCATCATTTTCACAGACATCTATGCATATGTGGTTTACAGTTTTGGTATTTTAGGTCCGTGAAAAATGGAAGTAAATTGGGactaaaaataccaaaattaaaacggcaaCGGACCCAACAGGGGCTCTTGATATAACTGAGGCGATTGTTTGCAAACGAAACAGACCATAtggatatgaaaaatcaaaagtaaatcGCATGGATTATTTGTAAAATGGCCCCAAACTACATGGGGTCTGGGTGAAGTTTACCCAGTGATAAGCTTATGTACAAACTTTTATAAACTAGCAATTTGATTAAGAAGAGGAATGATATGTTTTCTGAGGCGAACTAGTAGGGGAGCAAGTGTGTTGGTCTCACCCCCCCCTCCCTCAATTTGTTCGCATCAAACAAATGTTATTATGCTCGATGTGGGTAATATAAGATTAAGAATTGTTTGTATCAAACAAATGTTATCTTGCTCAATGTGGGTAATATAAGATTAAGAATATATAACAATTGTACAAATAGAAGTAATGTTTGCGTTTGACAaagttttcagtttttgttttcatatttttgatgACTCtgatgatttgtttttatttgtgtttattttttttatttttccttttcctttccctaTACTCCCGTGAAGAACTAGAGTTCCCATAGGAGTTGTTGTTGGCTGCTCTAGTCACTcgaacaaaaaaatgaaaatgaaatagaaatatgaaaatacttttttcttgttttcatctttttttttagaatgttttattaattcaaaaaatgaaaataattgattgCTAATTTCTATTTGTTAGGGAATAAATAAATTCTGTAATACTCATACTTAAAAAGTGGTTCAGCAATGTCCTTGCTTTCACTTGAAAGAGTtgcacacttttttttttttcagtagtAAGTAGTACAAATTCATTGTCGATACGAATTACAAATGAttgcatttctaattttattttttctacccGTTGACATACTTAtcttttttacacataaaatgCTCAGAGAAAAATCGAACTTATTAAGGTGAGAAATGAAAaatcttataaattatttttcacgtATTTTATTGGTTTTCACAAGTCTTGTTATATCGAGTGTTTAACCTTACTAACATAATTGGTTCACTATACACGTTGATTGTTAATTGGGTATCTCACAATTTCCCtgtaatttctctttattatcGTGTGCCCCCAAGTCTCCAAATATGGAGACTCGAGAAATCCATTCGCCATCATCAACACTAGTCCGTGATGGGACTATCTCATCCTTATCATCTACCACTCCGTTTGGTTCACCTACAATGAAAGGATGGTTCAGAAGCCTTTCAGTTGTCCGCGTGCGCTCCGATCTCCTGTCTAGACAGTTCATCACAAAATCTCGCCCTTCATCAGACAAATTTTGGGGAATTTGAGTCTTTTGGCGATTTCGAGACTTCCTAGCTCCAGGCGAAACTTGACGTCTTAGGACCCAAAATTCTCGATACTCCCATACTGATTTTCCAGTCAATGTCTCCGCTACCATGTACCCGAGATATTATATATCCATCGACTCTATGTTTGAACCATGCAAAATAGAAGCGAAGGGAAGATCTCTACGGTGTGAACCACCACTTCTAGGACTACAGCTTCTTATGTTCTCTCTTGTATTCTGCACTAGCCCAAAATTAACTATCTTCACACTGTTTTCACCATTCTTGGACGAGAAAACAATAATATTCTCGGGCTTAATGTCACAGTGCGCGTAACCCCTCTCATGCATGTGTCTTAGAGCCTTAAGGATCATTCTAGTGTAGCGCCTCACATCGGACTCTAGCAACTTCCCTTTGCTACTTCTTTGCATGAGATTTTTAGGGGAACCACCGGAAGCGAACTCCAACAAAAGGTTGTAAACCTTCCTGTCCCTTTCGACACTTACGTCTTCTCCATGGCAACGGATAATCCCTGGGCAATCGTTTAATGTGAATAGGATGCTTCCTTCCTTCTGGAGAGATGATGATTGTTTGAATTCAGCAAATTTGACTACAATTATAGGAACTAACAACTTTGAATAATCCATGTTGGGGGGTTGAGGAATTGCTATATGCACTTCCCTGAATGCTCCCTTCCCGATAGCCTGCGTTTTCACCCAATTACAATTACGAGTATCCATCACCGATTAGCTATTAAACAGCCTTCTTTAATCTTCACCCAAGCTTATTCTTAATGACTTGCACAAGCATTTAGGCAGCTGTCTATCCTATAAGCGTGTATGTTCCTAATcccaaattattatttataaggCCATTAAGTTAGTCCTGGTTGTAGTAGATTAATGATTTAATAAAGTCAAAATCTTATTCTAATTTGGTTTTGTTGATTTCCTAGATATTAGCGATGTGGGAGAAAAGATGGATAATCATATAATTAAGATAGGTGATTAAAAACAAacataattaacaaattaagtTAATAATAGAACTATATTTGATTTTGGAATCTTAATCATCTTAGTTATATATATCAatcagttctctctctctctctctctatatatatatatgtgtgtgcgcgtgcgTGCACGCACGTGTGcgtgtatatctatatgtatgtaACTAATCTGATCATATAAATATtactaattttgattttggaatCTTAATCATCTTAGATTGGCAATTAGATATACTAACTCTTATGGAAGAGAGGAGGAGAAATTaagaatgaattaatattaattggCAATGGTTGTGAAATTAAGAAAGTGACTTAATTActtaaatcataataaattacttaattataattataaattaaatcctCTTTAATCTTCTCTTGGTTACAAAAATAAGAGTATAATAAAGGAACAATAAATAGAACAACAATCATACCATTATTTAATCCTCCAATCATTCAAACTTGAATTCAATTTGCAATTGCCAATGTTCAAGGCTTGGGagttcaaaaatttatttagaaatacTAAAATGAGTTAAGTTGGCTTATTATTTGCTAAGCCTAACATTTTATGTGTTGGGCCAGATTTGACCCGAATATGGATAAGCAAAATTTAggttaaattgaaataattaaaatcgaTCAAAATTGACAATTTAATTCGGTTCAATTTGTAAATcggtttggttcaatttttaaatttgaatttttttggttatttcgaatcaatttgattttcttatttgaaaaaatcaaaataattgttCCAATCGAAATGTCAAAAGTATTGTtgttttttactaaattaagaATCAGAGAATGACAAATTCGTAGAAGAAGttgtttaattaaaattaaagatttagGTTACGTGTTTTTTTGCTGTTTTCAagctatttttagtttttaatgttttaaaataatgaaagtacgttgtctttgttgtttttaaaaatatattttttaaaataaaaaaaattcaaaataacaaaaaattattttaggtattttcatccaaaataaaatctaaattcaaaacacaaaaacagatttcattttaattttggtattctctttctctcttctttctcttcaagcCAGATCCATCACCGCAAGCAATcgcttcattttcttcctctcttcaagCCAGATCCATCACCTCAAATCGTATTACATTGCTGCCCATTGTGCTCATCTTCATTGTGCTTTCTGGGTTTACCAGCGGCAGGTTCACCTCGTGGCCGGTCCGGCCCAACCGGGACACTGCGGCTCGTCGGACCGGGGGTTCACTGTGGGCCGTCGCCATCTTGCTGGTGGTGCTTCTTCTGCTGGTGTCTTACCAGTCCTCCTTCCACTCATAAGTGGTTTGGACCTCTTTTTAGGTTGGAATAGGCATAGAATTATAATTGGTTTGGGCCTCCTTTGTGGTCTTTTTGATGGGCTTTGAGGGTGAGGGATGGCGCCTTGtgcttttgttttgttctttttctcgTGTTGTGGCAATTCTCTCTACTGGATGGTGAAAAATTGTTTGCGACTTCTATTGGTGTAAGCAGTGGATGGTGAAAGTAAAAGACAATGAGATGTGGGATTTTCTGTGCATCCAAACAGCTCCCAAGTGGCGCCAACCAATTTATTGAAGACATAATTTAACAACTCATAAAAAATAAGTTGCCATGAACTTGCGTTGAGCCTTATGTCTCTCAACCAATTTATTGATCCAATTGTTTTTCAAGAAACtgatttaaatttgttttaaaatataaataactttATAAAACAAGAGATGTTTTGATTATCACTAATTTGAAAAGGTTAAAAGGAAGTGTTGACTCGATCACtcaattaagaaatttaatcaAGTGATTAATGAAAGCCGATCGAACTAAAATGTCACAGAAAGggaaaattatgattttgataTTATGTTAAAAGATATAGTCAGTCGAGAtaataaattcttatttatttgcTAAATTGAGAGGTGGTCAATTCAAAACATCAcaggaattaattatttataatttaaattgtacaaaaataaaaatagaaatctcatatgatatatgaaataaaaacaaaaaaaaaacatttttcataaaaataaaaaacataaatgtgAGGGAAatgtacaaataaaaaaatagagatttttttaaatataatttttaatataaaaaatataaaatattatttaatttataaataaacataaattttgacttaaaaataaGGACGAATTTTTTtcgtaaatataaatatttttttaaacataaatttagcTGTAACTTTGTCGTTGACAAAAACACGTTTCTAAATTGAAATCGCATTTGTCGACGTTCGATTTTAGCCGACcatgattcgttttgggccacAGTGaataaatccaaaaataccaagaagaagaaaggaaccTCGAATCCCAAGCGTGAGTCAACACTAgaattttttacgtggttcggtcaGAACGATGCCTATTCCACGACCGCgctctgattattctctcagaatGGCGGTATCTCATTATTCCCTTGTCCCTCGTGATATCtatcattcttatttatactgaggcgcttttacaatttagataacataaagaaatacaatgagtgtataatgggggacaaacaaccctttatcgccttcacaagaccgagagtgggatcctcattacgaggggcatgggcagTTGCAGATAAAGTAAACGGACCCTACCTTTGACTTCTCGacagctttgccactcatgcgagctggaggttttaggctaACGACCTgaatggtccagcgatctggaggatatttcctagagctcgttagtcgatcgCTCGGAGCTCGTTGGGAGCTTATCGGGAGCTCGCCaaatgctcgctttacgagttccggatttCGATGGTGGTtggactttccttgacgagATCGTCTGGGCCTTCTTGGCCtcgggtgattgggccggtccaTCGGGTCGAGTCTGGCTCATGCGGGATGAtacgggaaatacatataacagcatttatgatattttttaatattattaaatatttttaaaattataaaaatggatcaaaaatatttttttaatattttaatataaaaaacgtCTTAAAAATACTAAAACGGTGAAGCCGTTATAGTTGGCGTTTTGGTGAATCatagtttataatttttagtttgttattttttaacttagaaCGGGCCCGGCAGACCAACATGGGCCTTGGGCCAACATACGTCGGGCCACCTAATTTTTTgggtcgggtcgggtcgggtcAGACCGGCCTCTTCTGATTCGCATTATAAATATATCCCTCGTTTCACTCCCATTTGTTTTCGCAACATACTTTCCCTCCCCTTTTGCTTATCTGTTCTTCTTTGATTCGATTATTACTATTTGAACCAACCAGTGCTTCTCCTCCTCGATCGGCTTTGGTTTCGATCTGTATCCGCCAATCAGTTGCAATGGATGAGACTAAATTCAAAGAGCTCAGACACGCCGATGTCTATTGTGTGGACGTCGCTTTCGTTTCTTCCTCCTCGTCATCCACCAGTGCTCTCTTTGGCCAGCAATCCACAGGCTAGTGATTTTTGTTTCTTGGATTTCTCTTCACCTAAATTGAGCAGAAGGGTTGTTAGTCAGTGTTTGTCGACCCCTATTTACGTGAACTGGAGGCTTTCATTTTTGATTCGCTATTGATTAACTATAAATGCTTACGAGGGTGGtgattttcattttcagaaGGATTTCGCTTGTCAGTTCAATTAGGGATAGGGATCCATGGCTTTCTGTTcagttatttttctttcactgtATTGACTAGTTAGTCATAGACAATTCAAAGACGAAGCCGAATTATTAAGAAGATGGTTCTAAGGTTACTTGGACCAAACAAGAATTGGATGGATGGTTAAGTAGAAGACATTCGATCATTTGGAGTACAATTACAAATTCCTAATATCTCATTTTGGCAATTCtggattttaaatatttttatcttactGGTTGCACATGTTTATTAATACTTGTTACTTGTGTTCGAGAACATCACAGAAGACATCAATTTTGCGGATGTATGAAAGGGGTTTGTATATCCCGCATCTCAAATTAAAGAAACTGATTGTTTGGTAGGTGCTGAACTAGAATATTTACATtgcttccaaaattttcatgttAATTAGACATACTCAAAGCAGTAATTGCcttctatttttatctttatttttttgggtattcTGGCAATGTGATATTGCAGCTATCCAAATTTAATCTCTTggagttttttttaattagccTAAATGTGAGTCTTTTGGTGAGGCAATAACAAATTGGGCAGTAGCTTTAGCTACTGTCATTCCTCAAATTCATACTCTATTTGATACTTGATGAGGTGAGGAAAATGTACTGAAAACATAATTGCAACGGTTGACCCTTTATTTAGCTTGTCGACTAATCTTTAGTCTGTCTACTAATGCACTggaaaacttgaaagaaaaatttaagcTCCACTCTCAGCCTTCTTCCATCTTCTGGTCTGGTAATCATCTTTGGAAGAGTCATAAGTTGGGTAAAAGCTGCCATGGATTCTTTGACGGATTTCAAGTAACATGGCTTGTGCTAAGAAAAATAGATCCATGGCACCCACCATTATCTGTTTGAACATTCTATTTGTTAAGTAATCCCGTAAATGTTGTAGGGAATGTAGTTTATGTGCATGACAGCAGATCCAATTCATATTTCATTTTAGTTTCTTATAATTGCCATCTCAGATTCCtagttggatttatttttatttgttctcCAGAAAATCAGAATTACAGCATAAACTTTGAACTG from Diospyros lotus cultivar Yz01 chromosome 9, ASM1463336v1, whole genome shotgun sequence encodes the following:
- the LOC127809381 gene encoding mitogen-activated protein kinase kinase kinase 20-like yields the protein MGSWAKIQFLGKGSFGTVCKAVPLIRELGDPDQDDYDDGRPLITAPAIAVKSADFEFSASLQREGELLRVLSDCSGIIRCYGEDISEENGKSLYNLLLEYAPGGSLKNLMERSGGRLPESDVRRYACMILKALCYMHRNGYAHCDIKPHNILVFPYEDGSENYVKIADFGLAKTARDGSGWDKGHNRGTLLYSSPEAVGWGSNRPPADIWALGCTISEMMTGKRPWTCKNDVELRRKIALTREQPRIPENISGEGKDFLFKCLDRKWNTRWTAEKLLQHPFVQGELEELANETLVLMSIGEDVQWVSRFSMFETSVVEDRGQEQEDEGEEMEEEKELLFCLPSFLKLHVKTWAIGKGVFGKVHMAVPRPPNIDHSKLLVPTIAIKSAKFKHSSSLQKEGSIMFTLNDCPGIVHCYGEEASNKGDKTIYNLLLEFTPSGSLRNLK
- the LOC127809382 gene encoding mitogen-activated protein kinase kinase kinase 20-like; its protein translation is MATAHSEPPVRRAAVSRLGRTGHEVNLPLVNPESTMKMSTMGSNVIRFEAIGKGAFREVHIAIPQPPNMDYSKLLVPIIVVKFAEFKQSSSLQKEGSILFTLNDCPGIIRCHGEDVSVERDRKVYNLLLEFASGGSPKNLMQRSSKGKLLESDVRRYTRMILKALRHMHERGYAHCDIKPENIIVFSSKNGENSVKIVNFGLVQNTRENIRSCSPRSGGSHRRDLPFASILHGSNIESMDI